GAACGTGCCTTCTCGCCTGGCAACACTAGGCGATGTGTGGGCAGACATCATGAAATCCAAGAAGCCGTTAAAGACAGAAATAGTGCCCGGAAAAAACTCCTCCTGACCTATAGCAAATGGCTCACGTTCCGCACCCGGCGTGGATAAATTCAGGGATAGGCAGATAGAGCCTTAGTCTAAGACATCGATCAGACAGCGCTGTTTTAGTTCGAGACAAGACGAGCAGTATTTGGGCAGGTAACATTCTTTTAGACAGGGTACCTGACCGCCGGCATGTTGGGGCGACATCGGATACAACAAACCGGCATGACCGCTGACGTAGTCGAGGCAGGCGTTGATTCCGCTACAACTATTTAGGCGACTATATTTGAAGCCGTTCCCCATACGAATTAAAAGTTCTCAACAGAAGAACGTAAGAAATACCTGTCTTAAAAAAATCCTGATACACACTATATTCTGGACTTCGGGTCTTTCCCCGTATCGCAATAGAAAGTATCTTTAAAACCGTTGACTTTCCACACCAAACACGTGGGACACAGGCATTTAATCCGTTTGATCTCCAAGGGGCTTTTGCCCCTCTCGCAGTAAACTCGCGGATCGTTTTTCCCCGGGTAAGTCGGACAACTCTGGCAACGGCAGAACAAGGCGCTATTAAAACCGAGGATGGCCTTTTTTACGGGATTAGAGTTATCCATTGGATTCGGGAATCTCCTTTATTTTTTCTTTTCAAGAAATGCTATGCACGCACAGGGAATGCTTAAGTCCTCAATTTCGTCAAGCGATTTCCTTGACCTTTTCTTCGGCGGCGTTCAAACCAGCGACATATCCGAAAGTCAGGGCATTGCCCAGGGTTGCACCGCCCGCGATGTAGTTAGGCATCGGGGCGGCGATACAGTTGCCGGCCCCGTAGAGCCCGGGGATCGGTCGATTTTCGGTATCGAGGATATGAGCACCGGGGTCGATCCTGGGGCCGCCGTTTGTGTCCAGGGTGCCTCCGGCAATGAGGATGCAATAATAAGGTCCAGAGGCGGTAAACGGGTACATAGTCGGATTCGGTCGGTCGTTTTCCGGCCATTTGGTGTCTTTGGAGGGTATGGAAAATATCTGTGTATGCCACTCAACATCATAGGGGAAGCCGCCGCGCTGGAAGTCCTCGTCGATACCGCGGTTGGCGAATTGATTAAAACGGAGCACGGTCTGTTTCAGATTTTCTTCAAAACCCTCTGCCAGCCTCCAACTACCGATCCGGGGCGCGAGTTCGGCTACCCGCTGCCTGATGTTCCTGCTGAGATCGTCCCAGTCTTTGCCCTCTATGACATAATTCTCCTTCGTTCCGGGCGGCGGGACAGGGTAGGGCTCGGGCGAGTCACCGTACACATCGACGGTGCGCTGATCGTAGATCATACAAAGGATCTGGTTGGGGTACTCCTGTTCAACGGGGTCCCAATAAAAATGAACCTTGGTCCGATCATTGTAATTTCTCTTCTCATTGACAACCCGTTTGCCGTATTTGTTGACCAAAATCATACTGTCCCCGAGCGGCTGCCAGATGTCGTCAGGCGTGCTGGAGAGTTCCAGTGCCGGTTCCAGGGGAATCTCGGCATTCCAGGCGCAGTTCATGTTGGAGAGTTGAGCGCCCACGGCCTGGCCCATATAAACCAGGTCGCCGGTGTTGGTGATGACGGCGCAGCCCCCGAAGGTCGGCCCTTTTTGAAAGTGCAGGATCAAATCGCGGTTGTGGGTGAAGCCGCCGCAACCGAAGACCACAGCTTTTTTAGCTCTGAAGTTTTTAACGGTGCCGTCAGGCAATTCCGCGCTGACACCGACGGCTTCTCGCCTGTCGTTCAATAAAATCCGCCGGGCGCGGTGATTCAAGAGAACCGGAATGCCGTGATCTTTTATCCATTTACTGAACTGCTTGATCAAATCTATTCCAAAACCTGTCATCCCCTGGGGGTTTGCCGGAGCCACCAGTCTGCCGCGCAGCACTTTATTCTCTGGGACGTGGTCGACATAGTCTGGAAGCACCGGTTGTGACAATACAAATTGGCAGGCGCCGATCTTCATAAAATAGTCGATCGCCTTGTACCCGTTGTCGTAATAAGCCTCGAGTAAGCTGTACTCCTGGTCCATGAGTCCGAAATGCGGGTTCGTCGGGTCGTAGAGTTGGGGATAATTGCCCCTGGCCATGAACTTCAGGCAATCCTGACGATCATCAACCGTGCCCTGGTTTCTGAGGAAGACATTGTTGGGGATCCAGGGCTGGCCACCCGATTTCATGGTGGTGCCGCCGACCATTTTGCCCTTTTCAAGCATCAGCACTGAAGACCCCTTGCTGAAAGCCACCGATGCGGCTGCGGAACCTGCTGCTCCGGTTCCGACGACAATTACGTCAACTTCCGAATCCCACTTGATATTTTCCATAGCTTGACCTTTCATGGCACGTCGACGGTGATGTTTTCATCTTCGACCGTTACTTTATAGGATGGTTCTGGCTTTTTCGCCGGGCCGTGCACCAGCCCGCCGGTAGTGACATCAAACGTCGATCCATGACACGGGCATTGAACCTGGTTTCCTTTCAACGTCCCGTTAGACAGAGTGCAGCCCATATGGGTGCAGATGTTATTAATGGCGTAATACTTGCCGCCTATGTTGGCAATCAGAACAGATTTGCCTTCGGATTCGATACCGATCATAGTGCCGGCCGGGACATCCCGGGTCGAGGCGTTAAGCATCTTAGCCCCCTGTGTTTGTCAGTCCTTTCAACAGCATAGCCCAGAAAAAATCGGGTTACTATTCGTAGTTTTACCTAATTTTTCCGAATTGGTCACATAGGTTTCCTATTCGGAAATCCGGTTTTTCACAAACAAAAAAGAGGGAAGCCCGCGCTTCCCTCTTTTCTCTATCCGGCTCAAAGGAATCAAGGGTTGATGACAATCAGGGTGATGTTGACCATGATCGCAGGAGTCAACGGAGTATTGTCCGTATTCACTAATTGGACCCAAAAAACGTGCGGTCCTTGGGAGATGTTTTTCCAGGTGTTAGTCAACGAAGTGGTGGAGACAAACGTGCCGGCTGAGGTCAACGCTGACTGGCCGACGGTGGTGGGCGGAATGGCATCTAGGTAATAAACCAGGTGGCCGTAAGGCGCCTGCCCGGTCTGTCCGGCTTGGACCAGGTTGAAACCGGTTACTTGAACTCCGATGGTGATATCCGGCCCGTTGACCACAGGCCTTTCACCCGGATGAGCGGGATCAAAATCAAAGGTTGGTGTAATGATAGCCAGATCCGCGCCCGGTGCGCTAGTCGGCTGACCGATGGAAACCGGCGCGCCTTCGACTATGACCATGACGTTGTCAAAAGCGGGAACGCTCAGGGGCGTATTATCCGAATTCACGAGCATCACATAAAAAATATGCGGCCCTGTCGGGACATTCTGCCAGGTATGGCTCTTGGCAATCGTTGAAACATAGGTCCCCGGGTCAGTGAGTGCCGGTTGGCCGGTACTGATGAGAGGGACGACGTCGCGATAGTAAATGATATGGCCGTAAGGTGCCTGACCGGTTTGCCCCTCAGGCACCAGATTGAAGCCGGAGACGTCAACGGTTATGGTAATGCTGGTAGGACCCGCTATCACCGGCCTTTCACCGGGATGCGCTGGATCAAAATTGAACGACGGCGAGGTGATGCTGATCACTGGACCCTGAACAGCCGGCCCGGTGGTCGTGGTCTGAGTGTTGCTTCCGGTGGTACAGGCAGCCGGGATTAAAAGCAACGCGAGCGCGGAAACGAAGGCGAAGATTTTGATAACCTTGGCATATTTCATGTCAGCCCTCCTGTGAATACACATACATCCATCGTAATGGCCATGAAAGGTTTGGGTAATCCGTGAAAGCACCTATTTTTTCTGCATTCGGTACTTACTTCAGGGAGATTACGCCAGTAAACTTGAGTTCTGCCCGCGGATCATCAGTTTGTTTTTTGGTAACTGCGCCCGCCGGTGGGACAATTGCGGAGAAGCCATAAGGCTTCAGGATTGTTAGAAACGAAGACGTATGTGTTTCTCAGCGGTTGCCAGTTTCGCCGGAGGAACAGTGATTTCCGGTGTCGGGGTCGCTACCCAACGTGAAAAGCTGAAGCCGGAGCAACGGCTTTTTGCTAGCATCCCCTTTATTTTTGCTTTACAGCAGTTCGCGGAAGGAGCCCTTTGGCTGACACTCGGATCCGGTAGTCACGGGGTAATTCAAGATACCGCCACAAAGATATTCTTAGCAGTAGCTCTGGTAGCCTGGCCGTCAGTAATCCCGTTGTCGATCTATCTTATGGAGAAGGTAAAAGAGCGCAAGGCGGTTTTGATATTGTTGATTGTTGCCGGAGGGATTGTCTCCGCGTTTAACGCCTACTCTCTGGTGAATTACCAGGTGACGGCTCAAATCCAGGGTTTACACATCAAATACCTCGACAATTTCCCATCATCACAGGGATTTATTCCGGTCCTGTATGGCGTTTCCACGATAGTGCCGCTGTTTGTTTCGTCGGTCAAGCGCGTTTGGATTTTGGGGCTGGCGATATCGATTTCACTGGCGGTGTCGGTGATTTTCTATACACAGTTTGTCACTTCCGTATGGTGCTTCTTTGCGGCTCTATTGAGCGTGATGATTTTTTGGATAGTGCGAACGTCTCGAAAAACACTAGACGTCAAAACAAGTTAATCGATCGACAAAACGGCTTAGAAAGAATCCGAGTTGGCATCTTTTTTGTCTGGCTGCTCTGTTTCAGGGCAGGGTTCAGGAACGATGCCCGCTAGTCTTTGCCGTTCTTTGATAAGGTAGATAATTCCGAGGATTACCGGCAGAGTCATCGAGTAAATCGTCAATTGTTTGGAAACGCCGGTGTACCAGCACAGAGGGCTCAACGGTGCGAACATAACTATACTCGTTTTGATGACACTTTTGGTCCAGATCAAGGTGCCGACTGCGAATGTGCCGGCAATGATCATCGGCAGGGGAATGAGTGTCGTCAACACACCGATCGCGGTAGCCTCGCCGCGGCCGCCCCGGAAACCGAGAAACACTGACCAGGTGTGTCCCAGAACACACACGGTGCCTGCCCATAGCATTGCCGACAGGGTGCCGACAAGCGATGATGCCAGGCCGATCACCAGCGCCCCTTTCAGCGAATCGATGATAAATACCATAAGGCCGTACTTGAATCCATATGAACGGGCAACGTTCTGGGATCCGCCGTTGCCATCGCCCAAAGTCATGATGTCTGGGCGCCCGAGCAGCCGTCCGGTCAGGTAGGCAGTCGGGAATGAGCCGATAAAATAGCTAGCTATTATCAGCCAAATCATCGGTTTACATCATACATCGACCTGTTATTGCCTGTCTTTTATATAGCATCTCATGGGGGAGCGAATTTCTGATATGCAGACCATGGGAAGCAGGGCGGCTTGGTGAATCCATGGTACGGATTGTGTCTGGCCGTTAACGACCAGAACAGTCCGGAATCAACCCCCAATGCCATTTTTAGTTGCCGTTTCCTCGTGATAGAGTGAATCAGGAACAGTGAAAACAATCATAGTCTGATAATGTGCGACCGATGACGTTTTCGAAGAGAATTGCAGGTGTTCTCGCAATATTGGGGGCGATATTTCTGTCAGGCTGCGCCGCATCCGGGAACGCGATAAGCGTAAGCCTGGGCGAGGCAATAAGACTATCTCAATCGAATTCGTTCAGCAAAGTACAGATCGACACCGGGTCAGGTACCATGTCAATGGCCGTCGATGCTCCGGCGTCCATTCCGATCACCGATAGTAACGGCACCGCAAA
This is a stretch of genomic DNA from Dehalogenimonas etheniformans. It encodes these proteins:
- a CDS encoding DUF2769 domain-containing protein is translated as MDNSNPVKKAILGFNSALFCRCQSCPTYPGKNDPRVYCERGKSPLEIKRIKCLCPTCLVWKVNGFKDTFYCDTGKDPKSRI
- a CDS encoding FAD-dependent oxidoreductase; this encodes MENIKWDSEVDVIVVGTGAAGSAAASVAFSKGSSVLMLEKGKMVGGTTMKSGGQPWIPNNVFLRNQGTVDDRQDCLKFMARGNYPQLYDPTNPHFGLMDQEYSLLEAYYDNGYKAIDYFMKIGACQFVLSQPVLPDYVDHVPENKVLRGRLVAPANPQGMTGFGIDLIKQFSKWIKDHGIPVLLNHRARRILLNDRREAVGVSAELPDGTVKNFRAKKAVVFGCGGFTHNRDLILHFQKGPTFGGCAVITNTGDLVYMGQAVGAQLSNMNCAWNAEIPLEPALELSSTPDDIWQPLGDSMILVNKYGKRVVNEKRNYNDRTKVHFYWDPVEQEYPNQILCMIYDQRTVDVYGDSPEPYPVPPPGTKENYVIEGKDWDDLSRNIRQRVAELAPRIGSWRLAEGFEENLKQTVLRFNQFANRGIDEDFQRGGFPYDVEWHTQIFSIPSKDTKWPENDRPNPTMYPFTASGPYYCILIAGGTLDTNGGPRIDPGAHILDTENRPIPGLYGAGNCIAAPMPNYIAGGATLGNALTFGYVAGLNAAEEKVKEIA
- a CDS encoding Rieske (2Fe-2S) protein translates to MLNASTRDVPAGTMIGIESEGKSVLIANIGGKYYAINNICTHMGCTLSNGTLKGNQVQCPCHGSTFDVTTGGLVHGPAKKPEPSYKVTVEDENITVDVP
- a CDS encoding DUF6629 family protein, translating into MCFSAVASFAGGTVISGVGVATQREKLKPEQRLFASIPFIFALQQFAEGALWLTLGSGSHGVIQDTATKIFLAVALVAWPSVIPLSIYLMEKVKERKAVLILLIVAGGIVSAFNAYSLVNYQVTAQIQGLHIKYLDNFPSSQGFIPVLYGVSTIVPLFVSSVKRVWILGLAISISLAVSVIFYTQFVTSVWCFFAALLSVMIFWIVRTSRKTLDVKTS
- a CDS encoding glycerol-3-phosphate acyltransferase; amino-acid sequence: MIWLIIASYFIGSFPTAYLTGRLLGRPDIMTLGDGNGGSQNVARSYGFKYGLMVFIIDSLKGALVIGLASSLVGTLSAMLWAGTVCVLGHTWSVFLGFRGGRGEATAIGVLTTLIPLPMIIAGTFAVGTLIWTKSVIKTSIVMFAPLSPLCWYTGVSKQLTIYSMTLPVILGIIYLIKERQRLAGIVPEPCPETEQPDKKDANSDSF